Proteins from one Triticum aestivum cultivar Chinese Spring chromosome 7A, IWGSC CS RefSeq v2.1, whole genome shotgun sequence genomic window:
- the LOC123150015 gene encoding mitochondrial import inner membrane translocase subunit TIM8, producing MDASPELQQFLEQEKHKMMMSEMVTKLTNVCWDKCITSTPGSKFSSGESTCLTNCAQRYLDMSVIIAKRFEMQ from the exons ATGGACGCCTCCCCCGAGCTGCAACAGTTCCTGGAG CAAgagaagcacaagatgatgatgagtGAGATGGTAACCAAGCTGACGAATGTGTGCTGGGACAAATGCATAACCAGCACTCCAGGAAGCAAGTTCAGCTCCGGTGAAAGTACCTGCCTGACCAATTGCGCTCAGAGGTACCTTGACATGAGCGTGATAATTGCGAAGAGGTTTGAGATGCAGTAG